A part of Primulina eburnea isolate SZY01 chromosome 10, ASM2296580v1, whole genome shotgun sequence genomic DNA contains:
- the LOC140803062 gene encoding uncharacterized protein, which produces MEAAGAVMVSSSSAFLLSPKTHINFISNPLKNHPLSSSSSFPKFSRLLKTCLFRPYAVTVGEAVYNSSPTETSTSKEMLPKIDKSGRFCSPRAARELALTILYAACLDGSDPVRLFEKRLNTRRESGYEFDKASMLTYDHMSFGGPPVTAQTTEEAEELLRIDQKESDNEAEVLSAPPKLVYSKLILCFTRKLLVAVVEKWDSNVLAIEEVAPLNWKNEPAGRILELSILHLAMSEISFLGTRHQIVINEAVDLAKRFCDGAAPRIINGCLRTFVQKNSGGDGEVISSFKIKLNK; this is translated from the exons ATGGAAGCAGCCGGGGCTGTAATGGTCTCCTCCTCTTCTGCGTTTCTGTTGTCTCCTAAAACCCACATCAATTTCATCTCCAATCCCCTCAAGAACCATCCTTTATCCTCCTCCTCTTCTTTCCCAAAGTTTTCCCGCCTGCTTAAGACATGTCTTTTCCGCCCCTACGCCGTGACTGTTGGTGAAGCTGTTTACAATTCATCTCCAACCGAAACTTCTACTTCTAAAGAAATGCTGCCCAAAATTGATAAAAGCGGCAGATTTTGCAGCCCTAGAGCCGCCAGGGAACTCGCCTT GACGATTCTTTATGCTGCTTGTTTAGACGGGTCCGACCCAGTTCGCCTCTTTGAGAAAAGATTGAATACCAGAAGAG AATCTGGGTATGAATTTGACAAAGCTTCTATGCTGACGTACGATCACATGAGCTTTGGAGGTCCTCCGGTCACTGCTCAGACGACTGAAGAAGCTGAAGAACTCTTGAGAATTGATCAAAAGGAGTCTGACAATG AAGCGGAAGTTCTTTCAGCACCCCCAAAGTTGGTGTACAGCAAATTAATTTTGTG CTTCACTCGAAAACTTTTGGTGGCGGTCGTAGAGAAGTGGGACAGTAACGTGCTTGCTATTGAAGAAGTTGCACCCCTTAATTGGAAG AATGAACCCGCTGGTCGAATTCTGGAGCTCTCCATTCTTCACTTAGCAATGTCTGAAATTTCATTTCTTGGGACAAGGCATCAAATAGTCATTAACGAG GCTGTAGACCTCGCAAAACGTTTCTGTGATGGGGCAGCTCCTCGCATAATAAATGGTTGCCTGCGGACTTTTGTCCAGAAAAATAGTGGTGGTGATGGTGAAGTCATCAGCAGTTTCAAAATCAAGCTGAACAAATGA
- the LOC140803063 gene encoding pentatricopeptide repeat-containing protein At3g18110, chloroplastic — MAGTGVLGFITPPFYNRKSKVRKKNTPTACCSTTASTSNEQETIKKFSYSRAMPSVRWPHLKFKETHYDSSQDQLYTDAKDGIEVENKGMLGNVDIDDNGIDVFDKRISRNRVKKMNKLALKRAKDWRKRVLFLTDMILDLKSGEFVADVLDEKMVQMTPTDFCFVVKWVGQSSWQRALEVYEWLNLKHFYAPNARMLATILAVLGRANQEGLAIEIFTRSEPAVGNTVQVYNAIMGVYARNGQFARVQELLDLMRERGCEPDLVSFNTLINARLRSGPMSPNLGIELLSEVRRSGIRPDIISYNTIISGCSRESNLEEAMKVFNDMQVHKCQPDLWTYNAMISVYGRCGLSGEAERLFKELASMGFLPDAVTYNSLLYAFAREGNVEKVKDICQEMAKMGFMRDEMTYNTIIYMYGKRGQYELALNIYRDMKSSGRNPDAVTYTVLIDSLGKANRMTEAAQLMSEMLNTNTKPTLRTYSALICGYAKAGQREEAEEMFDCMLRSGIKPDNLAYSIMLDVHLRSNSLKKAMLLYDKMTSSGFVPDIALYEAFFRVLGGENNEKYIEKVVKDLEHLHSLDPEMISSVLTKGECYHFAAKMLRLAVSQGSSLEKENLISILASYSLSGRHWEAIELLKFIQEHASGRQQFITEALIVVHCKAGKLDAALDEYHKNIPIHMSNDSCAMYESLIKSCTENERFAEASMLYSDLKFHGIEPSIVIYQQMSYTYCRLDFPETAHQLVDQAEVKGLNLNDISICAYLVEAYGKLKLLEKAECVVGTLRQRCEMVDRKVWNTLIQAYAANGCYEKARAAFDTMMRDGPSPTIDTVNGLLQALIVDERLNELYVVIQDLQDMGFKISKSSIILMLEAFARSGNIFEVKKIYLGMKAAGYLPTMHLYRVMIGLLSRGKQVRDVEAMVSEMEEAGFTPDLIIFNSLLNLYTKTEDYKKAIQVYQKVRDSGLKPDEETYNILIIMYCKDCRPGEAVLLMHEMRRLGLNPHMDTYKSLIASFVKQHMLEQAEELFYVLMSEGHKLDRSFYHLMMKLYRSCENHSKAEKLLGTMKDSGIEPTNATMHLLMTSYGSSGHPAEAEKVLNSLKSTCPNLSTLPYSSVIDAYLKNGDYEVGIQKLKEMKKEGLDPDHRIWTCFIKAASLCHSTSETFLLLNAIGDAGFHIPVRLLTENPMLLLSEIDGYLKKLQPVEDHAAFNFVNALENMLWAFERRATAACIFQLAIKRNIYPNNVFRVADKDWGADFRKLSAGAALVGLTLWLDLMQDASLEGFPESPKSVVMITGTAEYDKISLNRTLKAYLWEMGSPFLPCKTRSGVLVAKANSLRMWLKDSPFCLDLELKDSPIILETNSMQLFEGCYIRRGIVPALKDITDRLGEVAPRKFARLALLSDDKRDKVIRADIEGREEKLARFEKVRAMKNKKLASPASKDPSS; from the exons ATGGCAGGCACTGGGGTGCTGGGATTTATCACTCCACCGTTCTACAACAGAAAATCCAAGGTACGCAAGAAGAACACACCCACTGCATGTTGCTCTACTACCGCTTCTACTTCAAACGAACaagaaaccattaaaaagttcAGCTACAGTAGAGCTATGCCATCTGTGAGGTGGCCTCACTTAAAATTCAAAGAAACGCATTATGATTCGTCACAGGACCAGCTATACACCGATGCTAAAGATGGTATTGAAGTGGAAAATAAAGGGATGCTGGGGAATGTGGATATAGATGATAATGGTATCGACGTGTTTGATAAAAGGATTTCCAGAAACAGGGTGAAGAAGATGAATAAGTTGGCACTGAAGAGGGCGAAGGATTGGCGAAAAAGGGTGCTTTTTTTGACCGACATGATTTTAGACTTGAAATCTGGGGAGTTTGTGGCGGATGTTTTGGATGAGAAGATGGTGCAAATGACCCCAACTGATTTTTGTTTTGTTGTGAAGTGGGTTGGGCAGTCTAGTTGGCAAAGGGCTTTAGAGGTTTACGAGTGGTTAAATCTTAAGCATTTCTATGCTCCCAATGCTCGAATGTTGGCTACTATCCTGGCAGTGCTTGGTAGAGCCAATCAAGAAGGATTGGCCATTGAGATTTTTACCCGGTCTGAGCCGGCTGTTGGTAACACTGTCCAAGTCTATAATGCCATAATGGGTGTTTACGCTAGGAATGGCCAGTTTGCCAGGGTTCAGGAGTTACTTGATTTGATGCGTGAACGTGGGTGTGAGCCAGACCTTGTTAGTTTTAATACCTTGATAAATGCACGTTTGAGATCGGGACCAATGTCCCCTAATCTGGGGATTGAACTTCTGAGTGAAGTTAGGAGATCAGGGATTCGACCTGACATAATTTCTTATAATACTATTATTAGTGGTTGTTCGCGTGAATCCAATTTAGAGGAGGCAATGAAGGTTTTCAACGACATGCAGGTACACAAATGTCAACCAGATTTGTGGACTTACAATGCCATGATTTCGGTCTATGGAAGATGTGGGCTGTCTGGTGAGGCAGAGCGGCTCTTTAAGGAGTTGGCATCGATGGGTTTCTTACCAGATGCAGTCACATACAATTCTCTACTTTATGCCTTTGCAAGAGAAGGGAACGTGGAGAAGGTGAAAGATATTTGTCAAGAAATGGCGAAGATGGGGTTTATGAGGGATGAAATGACTTATAATACCATTATCTACATGTATGGTAAACGAGGTCAGTATGAACTTGCTTTGAATATTTATAGAGACATGAAGTCCTCTGGTCGAAACCCTGATGCAGTTACTTATACCGTCCTCATTGACTCACTTGGCAAAGCAAACAGGATGACAGAAGCTGCACAATTGATGTCAGAGATGCTAAATACTAATACTAAACCCACTTTGCGCACATACAGTGCTTTGATATGTGGCTATGCAAAGGCTGGACAACGAGAAGAGGCCGAGGAGATGTTTGATTGCATGCTCCGTTCTGGAATCAAACCAGATAATCTGGCATATTCAATCATGTTGGATGTGCATTTAAGGTCAAACAGCTTAAAGAAGGCAATGTTGTTGTATGATAAAATGACTTCTAGTGGTTTTGTTCCGGATATTGCTCTTTATGAAGCATTTTTCCGGGTTCTTGGTGGAGAGAACAATGAAAAATATATCGAGAAAGTGGTGAAGGATCTGGAACATCTGCATAGCCTGGATCCCGAGATGATTTCTTCTGTACTTACAAAAGGAGAATGCTATCATTTTGCTGCTAAAATGTTGAGACTTGCAGTTTCGCAGGGTTCTAGCTTGGAAAAGGAAAACTTAATCTCGATCTTGGCTTCATATAGCTTATCTGGACGACATTGGGAAGCAATAGAGTTGCTAAAGTTTATACAAGAGCATGCATCTGGACGCCAGCAGTTTATAACTGAAGCCTTAATTGTTGTTCATTGCAAAGCAGGTAAACTAGATGCTGCTTTAGATGAATACCACAAAAATATCCCTATTCATATGTCTAATGATAGTTGTGCCATGTATGAGTCTCTGATCAAGTCCTGCACTGAGAATGAGCGCTTTGCGGAAGCTTCTATGCTGTATTCTGATTTGAAGTTCCATGGAATTGAACCTTCAATAGTTATATACCAACAAATGTCTTATACATATTGTCGATTGGATTTTCCTGAGACAGCTCATCAGTTGGTTGATCAGGCGGAAGTGAAAGGCCTTAATCTTAATGATATATCAATTTGTGCATACCTTGTTGAAGCTTATGGAAAATTAAAGCTTCTGGAAAAAGCAGAGTGTGTTGTTGGAACCCTGAGGCAAAGATGCGAAATGGTAGACCGAAAAGTTTGGAACACATTGATTCAAGCTTATGCTGCAAATGGATGTTATGAGAAAGCAAGGGCTGCTTTTGATACAATGATGAGAGATGGTCCTTCTCCAACTATTGATACAGTGAATGGTCTATTGCAAGCATTGATTGTCGACGAAAGGCTAAATGAGCTCTATGTTGTGATTCAGGATCTTCAAGATATGGGTTTCAAAATTAGTAAAAGCTCAATTATTTTGATGCTAGAAGCATTTGCCCGATCTGGAAACATATTTGAAGTAAAGAAGATATACCTTGGAATGAAAGCTGCCGGGTATCTTCCTACCATGCATCTTTACAGGGTAATGATAGGGTTACTTTCCAGGGGAAAACAGGTAAGGGACGTCGAAGCCATGGTCTCTGAGATGGAGGAAGCAGGATTCACTCCTGATCTTATAATATTCAATTCATTGCTGAATTTGTATACAAAAACAGAGGATTATAAGAAGGCAATTCAAGTGTACCAGAAGGTTCGGGATTCTGGACTTAAACCAGATGAGGAaacttataatattttaatcataATGTACTGTAAAGATTGCAGGCCTGGAGAAGCCGTCTTGTTAATGCATGAAATGAGGCGGCTCGGTCTAAACCCTCACATGGACACATACAAAAGCCTTATAGCATCTTTTGTTAAGCAGCATATGCTGGAACAGGCTGAAGAACTTTTTTATGTCCTTATGTCTGAAGGACACAAACTGGATCGCTCCTTTTATCATTTGATGATGAAACTATACAGAAGCTGTGAAAACCATTCTAAGGCAGAAAAGTTGCTTGGGACCATGAAAGATTCAGGAATTGAACCCACCAATGCCACAATGCATCTGCTTATGACTTCTTATGGCAGCTCAGGCCATCCAGCTGAAGCTGAAAAAGTGCTCAATAGTTTAAAATCAACATGTCCAAATCTTAGTACTTTACCATATAGTTCAGTCATTGATGCTTATCTCAAGAATGGTGATTATGAGGTTGGCATTCAGAAGCTCAAGGAGATGAAAAAAGAAGGATTGGATCCAGACCACAGGATATGGACTTGTTTTATCAAAGCCGCAAGTCTGTGCCACAGTACTAGTGAAACCTTCCTACTCTTAAACGCTATTGGAGATGCTGGTTTCCATATTCCAGTAAG GCTATTGACAGAGAACCCTATGCTGCTGCTGTCAGAGATAGATGGTTATCTTAAGAAACTACAGCCCGTAGAAGATCATGCAGCCTTTAACTTTGTTAATGCTTTGGAAAATATGCTCTGGGCTTTTGAGCGCCGGGCAACTGCAGCTTGTATTTTCCAGCTAGCAATTAAGAGAAACATTTATCCTAATAACGTGTTTAG GGTGGCAGACAAGGATTGGGGTGCTGACTTTAGAAAGTTATCTGCCGGTGCTGCTCTTGTTGGACTGACCTTATGGCTTGACCTCATGCAG GATGCATCACTTGAAGGTTTTCCTGAATCTCCAAAGTCCGTAGTGATGATTACCGGTACAGCAGAATACGACAAAATTTCTTTGAACAGGACACTGAAGGCATACCTCTGGGAAATGGGTTCTCCATTTCTACCTTGTAAAACACGAAGCGGCGTTCTTGTTGCAAAGGCTAACTCCTTGAGAATGTGGTTAAAGGATTCCCCATTTTGTTTAGACCTTGAGTTGAAAGATAGCCCTATTATCCTAGAGACTAATTCAATGCAGCTCTTTGAGGGATGCTATATTAGACGGGGCATAGTTCCTGCTCTCAAAGACATAACAGATAGACTTGGGGAGGTGGCACCGAGGAAGTTTGCAAGGCTTGCTTTGTTGTCAGATGATAAAAGAGATAAAGTTATTCGGGCAGACATAGAAGGCAGGGAAGAAAAATTAGCAAGATTCGAGAAAGTTCGGgctatgaaaaataaaaaattggcaAGTCCCGCAAGCAAAGATCCCTCAAGTTAA
- the LOC140803064 gene encoding beta-amyrin 28-monooxygenase-like, whose protein sequence is MTGNFSYDLSLVLKAFVASLFSLIIFHILIRNKSAKRNHLNLPPGSYGWPVLGESLEFLGRSRAGTPGKFVEERKEKYKSEVFKTSLMGESVAVICDGPNGYKFLFSNENKLVRIWWPASVRRLLGRCLSTTSGVEGMQMRKMVSQFFSPHAFTKLYIRTMDLVAQQHINTRWQGKEEVKVFPATRSYTFEVACRLFMSIEEPEQIAKLSSLFSIFIKGVISISLNFPGTRFFKANRATNAIRRELQMIVRRRRVELEQKTVLPSQDLLSHLLANPDENGDFMPESVIINNTLLLLFAGHDTSSSAIMMLIKYLAEIPEIHEQVLQEQKEISASKEGEFLQWEDIQKMKYSWNVASEVLRLSSPVVGAFREVMEDLKYGGYDIPKGWKFYWNAPMTHMDPSLFPENERLNPSRYDGGGPVPYSYVPFGGGPRMCLGKEFARLEILIFLHNLIKKYRWNLVIPGEKIIYDPFPTPVNGLPISIHRIC, encoded by the exons ATGACTGGAAATTTTTCATATGATCTCTCATTAGTTTTGAAAGCTTTCGTAGCCTCTTTGTTTTCATTAATCATATTCCATATTTTGATAAGAAACAAATCAGCAAAAAGGAATCACTTAAATCTTCCTCCGGGAAGCTACGGCTGGCCAGTTCTTGGGGAATCACTGGAGTTTCTTGGCCGTAGCAGGGCCGGAACTCCCGGGAAATTCGTGGAAGAAAGAAAGGAGAAGTACAAGTCTGAGGTGTTCAAGACTTCCCTTATGGGGGAATCTGTAGCTGTGATATGCGATGGCCCAAATGGGTACAAGTTTTTGTTCAGTAATGAGAATAAATTGGTCAGGATTTGGTGGCCCGCTTCGGTGAGGAGGCTACTCGGGAGGTGTCTGTCTACTACTTCTGGAGTTGAAGGAATGCAAATGAGGAAAATGGTATCTCAATTTTTTAGCCCACACGCCTTCACAAAGCTTTATATCAGAACGATGGATTTGGTTGCCCAACAGCACATAAACACTCGCTGGCAAG GTAAAGAGGAGGTGAAGGTGTTTCCAGCTACCAGATCATACACATTTGAGGTGGCATGTAGATTGTTCATGAGCATTGAAGAGCCTGAACAAATAGCAAAATTATCTTCcctctttagtattttcataaaAGGAGTCATCTCTATCTCTCTCAACTTTCCAGGAACAAGATTCTTTAAGGCAAATAGAGCTACCAATGCTATTAGGAGAGAACTACAGATGATAGTCAGAAGGAGGAGAGTGGAGTTGGAACAAAAAACTGTGTTACCTTCTCAAGATCTTCTCTCCCATTTGCTTGCAAACCCTGATGAAAATGGCGACTTTATGCCCGAATCAGTTATCATAAATAACACGCTTCTCCTACTCTTTGCCGGTCATGATACTTCAAGTTCTGCTATAATGATGCTTATCAAGTATCTTGCCGAGATTCCTGAAATACACGAACAAGTCTTGCAAG AGCAGAAAGAAATTTCAGCATCGAAAGAAGGAGAGTTTCTGCAGTGGGAGGATATACAGAAGATGAAGTACTCCTGGAATGTAGCGTCTGAAGTTTTACGATTATCGTCTCCCGTGGTAGGTGCTTTTAGAGAAGTTATGGAGGATTTGAAATATGGTGGCTATGACATACCCAAAGGATGGAAG TTCTATTGGAATGCACCGATGACACATATGGATCCTAGCTTGTTTCCTGAGAATGAGAGATTAAATCCGTCAAGATATGATGGTGGTGGTCCTGTTCCTTATTCCTATGTTCCATTTGGCGGAGGACCTAGGATGTGTCTGGGGAAAGAGTTTGCTCGACTCGAGATATTGATATTTCTACataatttgataaaaaaatataggtGGAATTTAGTGATTCCTGGTGAAAAGATCATATATGATCCGTTTCCCACCCCAGTCAATGGACTTCCAATTTCTATTCATCGTATATGTTAG
- the LOC140803066 gene encoding uncharacterized protein isoform X1 has product MASKRKMEITVVDENERVLFSTFQNVANHLCQLYAQASANQKQAFEAGQHHSYVKMHEWIAAKLEEGKLLTVPDILGYLQDKMNVPTMRQTEQWGCRTDQNGARASPGELTTPFSSAHQGISSQDMPVEMNSDVTMD; this is encoded by the exons ATGGCATCCAAGAGAAAGATGGAAATTACTGTTGTGGATGAGAATGAAAGGGTTTTATTCTCTACTTTCCAGAATGTTGCTAACCATCTTTGCCAATTATATGCACAGGCTTCTGCTAACCAAAAGCAGGCTTTTGAGGCTGGGCAGCACCATTCCTAT GTGAAAATGCATGAATGGATTGCAGCAAAGCTGGAAGAAGGGAAACTGTTAACCGTGCCTGATATTCTTGGCTATTTGCAG GATAAGATGAATGTACCAACCATGAGGCAGACAGAACAATGGGGTTGTAGAACCGATCAAAATGGTGCAAGGGCATCGCCTGGAGAGCTGACCACTCCATTTTCCTCTGCTCATCAAGGCATAAGTTCTCAAGATATGCCTGTGGAAATGAACTCTGATGTTACTATGGACTAA
- the LOC140803066 gene encoding uncharacterized protein isoform X2, with protein MASKRKMEITVVDENERVLFSTFQNVANHLCQLYAQASANQKQAFEAGQHHSYVKMHEWIAAKLEEGKLLTVPDILGYLQISDSKCRYRIN; from the exons ATGGCATCCAAGAGAAAGATGGAAATTACTGTTGTGGATGAGAATGAAAGGGTTTTATTCTCTACTTTCCAGAATGTTGCTAACCATCTTTGCCAATTATATGCACAGGCTTCTGCTAACCAAAAGCAGGCTTTTGAGGCTGGGCAGCACCATTCCTAT GTGAAAATGCATGAATGGATTGCAGCAAAGCTGGAAGAAGGGAAACTGTTAACCGTGCCTGATATTCTTGGCTATTTGCAG ATCTCTGATTCTAAATGTCGATACCGAATAAATTGA
- the LOC140803066 gene encoding uncharacterized protein isoform X3: MASKRKMEITVVDENERVLFSTFQNVANHLCQLYAQASANQKQAFEAGQHHSYVKMHEWIAAKLEEGKLLTVPDILGYLQFIQLHEKKS; encoded by the exons ATGGCATCCAAGAGAAAGATGGAAATTACTGTTGTGGATGAGAATGAAAGGGTTTTATTCTCTACTTTCCAGAATGTTGCTAACCATCTTTGCCAATTATATGCACAGGCTTCTGCTAACCAAAAGCAGGCTTTTGAGGCTGGGCAGCACCATTCCTAT GTGAAAATGCATGAATGGATTGCAGCAAAGCTGGAAGAAGGGAAACTGTTAACCGTGCCTGATATTCTTGGCTATTTGCAG TTCATACAGCTTCATGAAAAAAAAAGTTAG